A part of Fusarium oxysporum Fo47 chromosome III, complete sequence genomic DNA contains:
- a CDS encoding P-loop containing nucleoside triphosphate hydrolase protein — protein MTAPTQTPVPISITICGDGGCGKSSITLRLVRSQWTSDYDPTIEDSYSVTRRIDGVTYHLSLTDTAGQEEYRGMWASSNLGADAFLLVYDITSKDSLDALQHFNELIDMEAETRLDNADRARRAGLRSGHDTRSRTIPPVKLVAGNKCDLQESRQVPAAQGLEWARKRGCGFMETSARLEVNIEETFALVVRRVVEARRLADTGPDAAEFNARGMTKPLTPLPTDSDTEKRAVGVRGPNLQGDRVGGKKDNGFWKSLRCW, from the coding sequence ATGACGGCTCCAACACAGACACCTGTTCCTATATCTATCACGATCTGCGGCGACGGCGGATGCGGAAAGTCCTCCATTACACTGCGCCTAGTTCGCTCGCAATGGACTTCAGACTATGACCCGACTATCGAGGACTCATATAGCGTGACGCGCCGCATCGATGGTGTTACTTACCATCTATCTCTTACCGACACGGCTGGCCAGGAGGAGTACCGCGGCATGTGGGCTTCCTCGAACCTCGGCGCCGATGCTTTTCTCCTCGTCTACGATATCACATCCAAAGACTCCCTAGATGCCCTGCAGCATTTTAATGAACTTATCGATATGGAGGCAGAAACTCGTCTTGATAACGCTGACCGCGCACGCCGTGCTGGTCTGCGCTCAGGTCACGATACGCGGTCCCGCACCATCCCTCCTGTCAAGCTCGTCGCCGGCAACAAGTGCGATCTGCAAGAGAGCAGACAAGTCCCTGCAGCTCAAGGTCTTGAATGGGCCCGAAAGCGCGGATGTGGATTCATGGAGACGAGTGCACGGCTGGAAGTCAACATCGAAGAGACGTTCGCATTGGTTGTGCGCCGGGTGGTTGAGGCTCGACGACTTGCTGATACAGGTCCGGACGCAGCAGAGTTTAATGCCCGCGGTATGACGAAACCGCTGACGCCTCTTCCGACTGATAGCGACACCGAGAAGCGCGCGGTTGGAGTGCGAGGACCGAATCTTCAGGGCGACAGAGTGGGAGGGAAGAAGGATAACGGCTTTTGGAAGAGCCTGCGATGTTGGTGA
- a CDS encoding AMMECR1 domain-containing protein has product MATRDHCLLCFEALEAHLTHRKALTLEEIQEYSASASDSEPVAPKTLDDPSLRHLAIPDASASSSSSSTSLGASTPATSTSSLPIPPTSAPLFVTWNTMEDGEPVLRGCIGTFEAQDLAEGIPEYALISALQDTRFSPIRKSELPTLQVAVTLLTDFEEVDDIFNWEIGVHGIRLSFYDRGRRYGSTYLPDVASEQGWTKEETLFSLIRKAGWTGSRGRWKDLDLKVTRYQGKKTTLEYADYKKWIDEA; this is encoded by the coding sequence ATGGCTACCAGAGATCACTGCCTACTATGCTTTGAGGCGCTAGAAGCCCATCTCACACATCGGAAAGCTCTGACTTTGGAAGAGATTCAAGAATATTCAGCCTCTGCCTCAGATTCAGAGCCTGTTGCTCCAAAGACCCTTGACGATCCCAGTCTTCGACATCTGGCGATCCCTGATGCCAGcgcttcgtcttcttcctcttcgaccTCGCTCGGTGCTTCCACACCTGCCACGAGCACCTCTTCCCTCCCTATTCCCCCAACATCTGCCCCGCTATTCGTCACATGGAATACGATGGAGGATGGCGAGCCCGTGCTCCGCGGTTGTATCGGCACatttgaagctcaagatctaGCTGAGGGTATTCCGGAGTACGCCCTTATCTCTGCCCTTCAAGACACTCGCTTCTCCCCAATCAGAAAGTCCGAATTACCTACACTCCAAGTCGCAGTCACACTCCTGACCGATTTTGAAGAAGTCGATGACATCTTCAACTGGGAAATTGGCGTTCACGGCATCCGACTCTCATTCTACGACCGCGGTCGCCGCTATGGCTCAACTTACCTCCCAGACGTAGCCTCCGAGCAGGGATGGACTAAAGAAGAAACTCTTTTCAGTCTCATCCGCAAGGCGGGGTGGACTGGTAGTCGAGGACGCTGGAAAGACTTGGACCTCAAGGTCACACGCTACCAGGGCAAGAAAACTACTCTGGAGTACGCTGATTACAAGAAGTGGATTGATGAGGCGTGA
- a CDS encoding major facilitator superfamily-domain-containing protein, translated as MNSSLSSESPSEGSPLLEDRNHYEASRNIENEQASDGYTPKALYSDKKLHLLIAAVGIGVYLAAADQLLTVATYAKIGNELNALNNTSWIATAYFLTLTSSQPLYGKLSDIFGRKPCLLFAYLVFSLGCLGCGLAQGMAQLCAARAVAGIGGGGMNSVVAILLSDLVPLKDRGVWQGKISILFFAGTATGAPLGGILADSVGWRWSFLGQVPLCFLAFIAVYIVLDLPPVEHDHWLAKVRKIDFLGAFTLVAAVVALLLGLDSGSNLGWSHIMTVVALSSTPVLFALFLLIEINVASHPFAPGHIIFDRSLFACYGVGFFSGAGQTSTIFFLPLIFQAVQGLGATQSGSLLVPGMIAGVAGSILGGWIIKRTEKFYAVTLSAYALVLVSVIPMGMFVWLRSTTGETIGLTIMSFGAGCAFVTTLIGLLANAAAEDTAVVVACSYLFRSLGASIGISTGSAVLQQVLRIQLAARLPDGEEARKIEEKVRQSLDYIKELPPHLADQVRSSYQIAGISSLALISIYLVVSFLLAFWIKEKPLRR; from the exons ATGAACAGCAGTTTGAGCTCAGAGAGCCCATCAGAGGGTTCCCCCCTTCTTGAAGATCGTAATCATTACGAAGCATCAAGAAACATCGAAAACGAACAGGCATCAGATGGCTATACTCCCAAAGCACTATACAGTGACAAGAAGTTGCATCTCCTGATCGCAGCTGTCGGAATTGGT GTCTACCTCGCTGCCGCCGATCAACTTTTAACAGTTGCAACTTATGCCAAGATTGGTAACGAACTAAATGCCTTGAACAATACCAGTTGGATTGCTACAGC ATACTTCCTAACCTTGACAAGTTCACAACCTCTCTACGGTAAACTGAGCGACATATTTGGCCGTAAACCATGCCTGCTCTTTGCCTACCTTGTCTTTTCTCTGGGCTGTCTGGGTTGTGGTCTTGCCCAGGGTATGGCTCAACTATGTGCTGCGCGAGCCGTGGCAGGTATCGGCGGAGGAGGCATGAACTCTGTTGTCGCCATCCTTCTGAGTGATCTCGTACCGCTCAAGGATCGTGGTGTGTGGCAAGGCAAGATCAGCATTCTTTTCTTCGCTGGAACTGCTACTGGAGCTCCCCTTGGAGGGATTTTAGCTGATTCAGTCGGCTGGCGATG GTCGTTTCTTGGTCAAGTCCCGTTGTGCTTCCTTGCTTTCATAGCCGTCTATATCGTCCTCGATCTTCCACCTGTTGAACACGATCACTGGCTTGCCAAGGTCCGCAAGATTGACTTTCTCGGCGCTTTCACTCTTGTGGCGGCTGTGGTTGctctcctccttggtctGGATTCTGGCTCTAACCTCGGGTGGTCACATATCATGACTGTCGTCGCCCTATCTTCAACTCCAGTTCTGTTTGCCTTGTTTCTTTTGATCGAAATCAACGTGGCTTCTCATCCATTTGCGCCCGGCCACATAATATTTGATCGTAGCTTATTCGCCTGCTATGGGGTGGGTTTCTTCTCAGGGGCGGGACAGACATCGACTATCTTCTTTTTACCTCTCATCTTTCAAGCTGTTCAGGGCCTAGGTGCTACTCAGAGTGGTTCCTTGCTTGTCCCAGGCATGATTGCAGGTGTCGCAGGTTCAATTCTAGGTGGCTGGATTATCAAAAGAACAGAAAAGTTCTACGCCGTAACGTTATCGGCTTACGCACTCGTCCTCGTTTCAGTCATCCCCATGGGAATGTTCGTCTGGCTCCGTTCAACCACCGGAGAGACTATCGGCCTTACTATTATGTCATTCGGGGCCGGTTGTG CTTTTGTGACAACGCTTATTGGTCTGCTCGCAAATGCTGCAGCTGAAGACACTGCTGTCGTTGTAGCGTGCTCATATCTCTTCCGATCCCTCGGCGCTAGCATAGGTATCAGTACTGGATCTGCTGTACTTCAGCAAGTTCTTCGAATACAGTTGGCAGCGCGGCTCCCTGACGGGGAAGAAGCGCGTAAGATCGAGGAGAAAGTCCGCCAGAGTCTTGACTATATCAAAGAACTACCGCCTCATTTGGCAGATCAGGTTCGGTCGAGTTACCAAATCGCAGGGATTTCATCACTTGCTTTGATTTCTATTTACCTTGTGGTGTCATTTTTGTTGGCGTTCTGGATTAAGGAGAAACCTCTAAGGAGATAG